The Manihot esculenta cultivar AM560-2 chromosome 1, M.esculenta_v8, whole genome shotgun sequence genome has a window encoding:
- the LOC110629585 gene encoding uncharacterized protein LOC110629585, with product MLMRVSMPAFSPKPTRSYNVRSISFPARSHPNISRIEEQLNKLSSCEASSLNAERICARLSGLGEIYRCIEDLLNLPLTQQALAQNQEEKWIADMLDYLIRYLDLCSNTRDGVLLMKESVRELQSALRRSKGGGESSIEGNVNDYIFCRKKIKREAEKSLASLKQKDSSSLLNANDHYPSAILKALREASWMTISIFSSLLLFLCVPVLKPKRSKWSLLSKLVHKGAVACEGQHENMNELENVDLVLATLLGNKASRDLESEKIEAAQKMLEILEISIEEIENELECLFRHLIHTRVSLLNILSHQLE from the coding sequence ATGCTAATGAGAGTATCTATGCCTGCCTTCTCCCCGAAGCCTACTCGTTCTTACAATGTTCGTTCTATTAGCTTTCCAGCTAGATCACATCCTAATATAAGCAGAATTGAAGAACAGCTGAACAAGCTTAGTTCTTGCGAGGCATCATCACTGAATGCAGAAAGAATCTGCGCTCGTCTGTCTGGCCTTGGGGAGATCTACAGATGCATTGAGGATCTGCTTAATTTACCACTGACCCAACAGGCCCTGGCACAAAATCAAGAGGAGAAATGGATAGCAGATATGTTAGATTATCTGATTAGATACTTAGATTTATGCAGCAACACAAGGGATGGTGTTTTGTTGATGAAAGAAAGTGTTCGAGAACTTCAATCAGCTCTTCGTAGAAGCAAAGGTGGAGGAGAGTCGAGCATTGAAGGAAATGTCAATGATTACATTTTCTGCAGAAAGAAGATAAAAAGGGAAGCAGAGAAGTCTCTTGCATCACTAAAGCAGAAGGATTCTTCTTCTCTGTTAAATGCAAATGACCATTATCCGTCTGCAATATTGAAAGCTCTTAGAGAGGCAAGTTGGATGACCATTTCCATCTTTAGTTCGCTCTTGTTGTTCCTGTGCGTACCAGTCCTGAAACCAAAGCGCAGCAAATGGTCTTTGCTTTCAAAACTGGTGCACAAGGGCGCAGTTGCATGTGAAGGCCAACATGAGAACATGAATGAGTTGGAGAATGTGGATCTTGTACTTGCCACCCTGTTGGGGAATAAAGCAAGTAGAGATTTAGAGTCCGAGAAGATAGAAGCTGCACAGAAAATGCTGGAAATTTTAGAAATCAGCATTGAAGAAATTGAAAATGAGTTGGAATGCTTGTTTAGGCATTTAATCCATACTAGAGTCTCCCTGCTGAACATACTTTCTCACCAATTAGAGTGA